From Microbacterium pseudoresistens, the proteins below share one genomic window:
- a CDS encoding heavy metal translocating P-type ATPase yields MSHSPHEGAPEHHVHHDRTGNEEHSGHGGHRHHSGHGDHVAQFRRLFWIMLVLAVPTVALSGMFASILGYTLPDVPGLRGVSPVLGTVMYVWGGRPFLAGAVSELRARKPGMMLLIALAITVAFIASWGATLGVLHHELDFWWELALLVVIMLLGHWIEMRSLARTTSALDSLAALLPDEAERLDGDEVVTVSPSDLVVGDVVIVRPGGSVPADGRIVDGRASMDESMVTGESRAVERGTGDHVTAGTVATDSGLRVEITAIGDDTTLAGIQRLVTEAQSSSSRAQRLADTAAGWLFWFALGAAIITAIVWTLVGFPDAAVVRTITVLVIACPHALGLAIPLVVSIATERAARAGVLVKDRLALESMRAVDTVLFDKTGTLTKGEPVVSDVSAVDGSEPDQVLALAAAAEADSEHPLARAIVRAAEEKQLAIPRSSRFASSPAVGVTATLDDSVVRVGGPHLLAEEQADELPVASEWRSDGAIILHVIQDGRVIGAMKLADEVRSESREAIDALHERGLQVVMITGDADAVAQAVAQGLGIDRVFAGVRPEDKAAKVQELQREGKKVAMVGDGVNDAPALAQADVGLAIGAGTDVAIASAGVILAGDDPRSVLSVIELSRAAYRKMRQNLWWAAGYNLLSVPLAAGVLAPLGFILPMSVGAILMSLSTIVVALNAQLLRRLDLDPATTTRDILRR; encoded by the coding sequence ATGAGCCATTCTCCCCACGAGGGTGCGCCGGAGCACCACGTTCATCACGACCGCACCGGGAACGAAGAGCATTCCGGTCACGGCGGTCACCGTCACCACTCGGGTCACGGAGACCATGTCGCACAGTTCCGTCGCCTGTTCTGGATCATGCTGGTGCTGGCCGTTCCCACCGTGGCGCTGTCGGGCATGTTCGCGTCGATCCTCGGCTACACCCTTCCCGATGTCCCGGGCTTGAGAGGGGTGTCTCCGGTTCTGGGGACGGTCATGTACGTGTGGGGAGGACGTCCGTTCCTCGCGGGTGCGGTGAGCGAGCTTCGTGCGCGCAAGCCCGGCATGATGCTGCTGATCGCGCTCGCGATCACCGTCGCCTTCATCGCGTCGTGGGGCGCGACCCTTGGTGTGCTGCATCACGAACTCGACTTCTGGTGGGAGCTCGCGCTGCTGGTGGTCATCATGCTGCTCGGGCACTGGATCGAGATGCGCTCCCTTGCGCGGACCACCTCGGCGCTCGACTCCCTCGCCGCCCTCCTCCCCGATGAAGCCGAGAGACTCGATGGCGACGAGGTCGTCACTGTCTCGCCCTCTGACCTCGTCGTCGGTGATGTCGTCATCGTGCGGCCGGGCGGCAGTGTTCCCGCGGACGGGCGCATCGTCGACGGACGCGCCTCCATGGACGAGTCGATGGTCACCGGCGAGTCCCGCGCGGTCGAACGAGGCACCGGCGATCATGTCACGGCAGGCACGGTCGCGACCGACTCGGGGCTCCGCGTTGAGATCACGGCGATCGGCGATGACACGACGTTGGCGGGCATCCAGCGCCTCGTCACCGAAGCGCAGAGTTCGTCCTCGCGCGCACAGCGCCTCGCGGACACGGCCGCCGGGTGGCTGTTCTGGTTCGCGCTCGGAGCGGCGATCATCACGGCGATCGTGTGGACGCTCGTCGGCTTCCCCGACGCGGCGGTGGTCCGGACGATCACCGTGCTGGTGATCGCTTGCCCGCACGCCCTGGGCCTGGCGATTCCGCTGGTCGTCTCCATCGCCACCGAACGCGCTGCGCGCGCGGGCGTGCTGGTCAAGGATCGCCTGGCGCTGGAGAGCATGCGCGCGGTCGACACCGTGCTCTTCGACAAGACGGGCACGCTGACGAAGGGCGAGCCGGTGGTCTCGGACGTCTCGGCGGTCGACGGTTCTGAGCCGGATCAGGTGCTCGCGCTGGCGGCCGCGGCGGAGGCCGATAGCGAGCATCCGCTGGCGCGCGCGATCGTGCGCGCGGCCGAAGAGAAGCAGCTCGCGATTCCCCGCAGCTCCCGGTTCGCCTCCTCACCCGCGGTGGGTGTCACCGCGACCCTCGACGACAGCGTCGTGCGCGTCGGCGGGCCACACCTGCTCGCGGAGGAGCAGGCGGATGAGCTCCCGGTCGCCTCGGAGTGGCGTTCGGACGGCGCGATCATCCTGCACGTCATCCAGGACGGGCGCGTCATCGGCGCGATGAAGCTCGCCGACGAGGTGCGATCGGAGTCGCGCGAGGCGATCGACGCCCTGCATGAGCGCGGCCTGCAGGTCGTGATGATCACGGGCGACGCGGATGCTGTGGCGCAGGCGGTGGCGCAGGGTCTCGGAATCGATCGCGTCTTCGCCGGGGTTCGTCCCGAAGACAAGGCGGCGAAGGTTCAGGAGCTGCAGCGCGAGGGCAAGAAGGTCGCGATGGTCGGCGATGGCGTCAACGACGCCCCGGCTCTCGCACAGGCCGATGTCGGACTCGCGATCGGAGCGGGAACGGACGTCGCGATCGCCTCGGCGGGTGTGATCCTCGCGGGCGACGACCCGCGGTCGGTGCTCTCCGTGATCGAGCTGTCGCGTGCCGCATACCGGAAGATGAGGCAGAACCTGTGGTGGGCGGCGGGGTACAACCTCCTCTCCGTGCCCCTGGCAGCGGGGGTGCTCGCTCCTCTCGGGTTCATCCTGCCGATGTCGGTGGGCGCCATCCTGATGTCGCTGTCGACGATCGTGGTCGCCCTCAACGCGCAGCTGCTGCGCCGGCTCGACCTCGACCCGGCAACGACGACCCGCGACATCCTGCGCCGCTGA
- a CDS encoding pseudouridine synthase: MRSPLPVRDGVGATRLHVPVEGPWPTIAAYMAERFFHLEPERLLRRFDRGEIVARDGTPLARETPLGAYEFVWYYREPPAEKQIPFDIEVLHVDDDLVVIDKPHFLPTTPGGKYLQNSALVRLRNLLDNPDLTPIHRLDRATAGLLMFSARPVTRGAYQLLFERREVEKVYEAVSALPQGWDADAPALAGRAFPIVYRNHIEKLRGNVCVRVDDDREPNAETLIEFVNADERVLHTLLRPHSGRMHQLRVHLAALDAGILNDGFYPKLLPETPDDFTRPLQLLARKLRFTDPLSGRGREFTTRRTLQDAPR, encoded by the coding sequence ATGCGCTCGCCCCTGCCCGTCCGCGACGGGGTCGGCGCGACCCGGCTGCACGTGCCGGTGGAGGGGCCGTGGCCCACGATCGCCGCGTACATGGCCGAGCGCTTCTTCCACCTCGAGCCCGAACGGCTGCTGCGCCGCTTCGACCGGGGCGAGATCGTCGCCCGCGACGGCACGCCGCTGGCCCGCGAGACACCGCTGGGGGCCTACGAGTTCGTCTGGTATTACCGTGAACCGCCGGCGGAGAAGCAGATCCCCTTCGACATCGAGGTGCTGCATGTCGACGACGACCTCGTCGTGATCGACAAGCCGCACTTCCTGCCCACCACCCCGGGCGGCAAGTACCTGCAGAACTCGGCCCTCGTGCGCCTGCGGAACCTGCTCGACAACCCCGATCTCACACCGATCCACCGGCTGGATCGCGCCACGGCCGGCCTACTGATGTTCTCGGCCCGCCCCGTCACGCGCGGCGCGTACCAGCTGCTGTTCGAGCGCCGCGAGGTCGAGAAGGTCTACGAGGCGGTCTCGGCGCTGCCGCAGGGGTGGGATGCGGATGCTCCCGCCCTCGCCGGGCGCGCATTCCCGATCGTGTACCGCAACCACATCGAGAAGCTCCGCGGCAACGTGTGCGTCCGCGTGGACGATGACCGCGAGCCCAACGCCGAGACGCTCATCGAGTTCGTGAACGCCGACGAGCGCGTGCTGCACACGTTGCTGCGCCCGCACTCCGGACGCATGCATCAGCTGCGGGTGCACCTCGCGGCCCTGGACGCCGGCATCCTCAACGACGGCTTCTATCCCAAGCTGCTGCCCGAGACGCCCGACGATTTCACCAGGCCGCTGCAGCTGCTCGCCCGCAAGCTGCGCTTCACCGACCCGCTCAGCGGCCGCGGGCGCGAGTTCACCACTCGCCGCACGCTGCAGGACGCCCCGCGCTGA
- a CDS encoding ribose-phosphate diphosphokinase, with protein sequence MGRKKKIELDRDNGIAPGLIAKTKKRLVVAGGRSVPDLTRQVADVLGTEIAPVEHRTFASGEIYARFEVSIRGCDLFIVQSFGEPVNEWLMETLIMLDAAKRASAKRITVVAPYFPYSRQDKKGRGREPISARLVADLLKTAGADRVMSVDLHAAQIQGFFDGPVDHLFAKPVLLEHFRSTLTPEDRETLTIVSPDMGRVRVADTWSDSLGAPLAIIHKRRDPKVANQVSVHEIVGEVEGRTCLLVDDMIDTGGTIVKAAQALKKNGARRVIVAATHAIFSDPASERLQDAAIDEVVITDTIPLTESRRWETLTILPIAPLLAAAIRQVFEDGSVTSMFGGDA encoded by the coding sequence ATGGGGCGCAAGAAGAAGATCGAGCTTGATCGCGACAACGGCATCGCGCCAGGGCTTATCGCCAAGACCAAGAAGCGGCTCGTCGTCGCGGGCGGGCGTTCGGTCCCTGACCTCACCCGGCAGGTGGCCGACGTGCTCGGCACCGAGATCGCCCCGGTCGAGCACCGCACCTTCGCGTCGGGCGAGATCTACGCCCGCTTCGAGGTGTCGATCCGCGGCTGCGACCTGTTCATCGTGCAGTCCTTCGGCGAACCGGTCAACGAGTGGCTCATGGAGACGCTCATCATGCTCGATGCCGCCAAGCGCGCCTCCGCCAAGCGGATCACGGTCGTCGCGCCGTACTTCCCCTACTCCCGGCAGGACAAGAAGGGCCGCGGACGCGAGCCGATCAGCGCCCGCCTCGTCGCCGATCTGCTCAAGACCGCCGGGGCCGACCGCGTCATGAGCGTCGATCTGCACGCGGCGCAGATCCAGGGCTTCTTCGACGGGCCCGTCGACCACCTCTTCGCCAAGCCCGTGCTGCTCGAGCACTTCCGGAGCACGCTCACGCCGGAGGATCGTGAGACCTTGACGATTGTCTCCCCCGACATGGGGCGCGTGCGCGTGGCCGATACCTGGTCGGACAGCCTCGGTGCGCCGCTGGCCATCATCCACAAGCGCCGCGATCCCAAGGTCGCCAACCAGGTCTCGGTGCACGAGATCGTGGGCGAGGTCGAGGGCCGCACGTGTCTGCTGGTCGACGACATGATCGACACCGGCGGCACGATCGTCAAGGCCGCTCAGGCGCTCAAGAAGAACGGTGCGCGCCGCGTGATCGTCGCCGCCACGCATGCGATCTTCAGCGATCCCGCCTCCGAGCGCCTGCAGGATGCCGCGATCGACGAGGTCGTCATCACAGACACCATCCCGCTCACCGAGTCGCGCCGCTGGGAGACGCTGACGATCCTGCCGATCGCCCCGCTGCTGGCCGCCGCCATCCGTCAGGTGTTCGAAGACGGCTCGGTCACGAGCATGTTCGGCGGCGACGCGTAG
- a CDS encoding MarR family winged helix-turn-helix transcriptional regulator, which translates to MSTSDEVDRIVGAWNTQRADLDFSPLEVLSRVDRLSRHLDRARREVFRRSDLEPWEWDVLSALRRAGDPFQLSPKSLLQQTLVSSGTMTNRIDRLVGRRFVRRVSDPGDGRSVLVTLTDDGRVRVDAAITRLVDAEAELLAPLARGDRERLAALLRKLSLSFDS; encoded by the coding sequence ATGAGCACGAGCGATGAGGTCGACCGCATCGTCGGCGCCTGGAACACACAGCGCGCCGACCTGGATTTCTCGCCCCTCGAGGTGCTCTCCCGCGTCGACCGCCTCTCGCGCCATCTCGACCGGGCCCGGCGCGAGGTGTTCCGCCGCAGCGACCTCGAGCCGTGGGAGTGGGACGTGCTGTCGGCCCTGCGCCGCGCGGGCGATCCGTTCCAGCTCTCGCCCAAGAGCCTGCTGCAGCAGACGCTGGTCTCCAGCGGCACGATGACCAACCGCATCGACCGTCTCGTGGGGCGCCGATTCGTGCGGAGGGTGTCGGATCCGGGCGATGGGCGCAGCGTTCTCGTCACCCTCACCGACGACGGCCGGGTGCGGGTGGATGCCGCCATCACGCGCCTGGTGGATGCGGAGGCCGAGCTGCTGGCCCCGCTGGCGCGCGGCGACCGCGAACGCCTCGCCGCGCTGCTGCGCAAGCTCAGCCTGAGCTTCGACTCCTGA
- the glmU gene encoding bifunctional UDP-N-acetylglucosamine diphosphorylase/glucosamine-1-phosphate N-acetyltransferase GlmU, giving the protein MTDNNLAIIVLAAGQGTRMKSRLPKVLHPIAGRPLVGHVLTTATRLQARHIEVVVRYERDQVVGVIAAQHPDADVVDQDEIPGTGRAVEVALEAIPDFDGDVLILSGDCPLADEQTLSAFVAEHRATGASATLMTAVVDDPTGYGRVIRDDAGDVDRIVEQKDATVDEAAVNEINAGMYVFRAAALRENLARVGVDNAQGEKYLTDVPGLLRGAGQRVGASVVSDVSVTYGVNDRAQLAEVGRLLNARIVRRWQLEGVTIVDPATTWIDDEAKLAADVTLLPNTHIVGATVIESGAVIGPDTSLADCEVGADATVRRTDANLAVIGAGATVGPFSYLRPGTVLGAEGKIGAYVETKNAEIGEGSKVPHLSYVGDATIGRGVNLGASTITANYDDVSKHRTEIGDEVHTGSHTVLVAPVKLGAGAKTGAGAVVRKDVPAGALAMSVAPQRNIEGWVEKNRAGTGAAEAAARSQTAE; this is encoded by the coding sequence ATGACCGATAACAATCTCGCGATCATCGTCCTCGCGGCAGGACAGGGCACGCGCATGAAGTCGCGCCTTCCCAAGGTGCTGCATCCGATCGCCGGGCGACCGCTGGTCGGGCACGTGCTCACGACCGCGACGCGTCTGCAGGCCCGGCACATCGAAGTCGTCGTGCGCTACGAGCGCGACCAGGTCGTCGGCGTCATCGCCGCGCAGCACCCCGACGCCGATGTCGTCGACCAGGACGAGATCCCCGGTACGGGTCGCGCGGTCGAGGTGGCGCTCGAGGCCATTCCCGACTTCGACGGCGATGTGCTCATCCTCTCCGGCGACTGCCCGCTGGCCGACGAACAGACGCTGAGTGCCTTCGTCGCCGAGCATCGCGCCACGGGGGCGTCGGCGACGCTGATGACCGCCGTCGTCGACGACCCCACCGGCTACGGCCGCGTGATCCGTGACGACGCAGGCGACGTCGACCGCATCGTGGAGCAGAAGGATGCCACGGTCGACGAGGCCGCCGTCAATGAGATCAACGCGGGCATGTACGTCTTCCGCGCCGCCGCGCTGCGCGAGAACCTCGCGAGGGTCGGCGTCGACAACGCCCAGGGGGAGAAGTACCTCACCGACGTGCCCGGGCTGCTGCGCGGCGCCGGCCAGCGCGTGGGCGCCTCCGTCGTCTCCGACGTCTCCGTCACCTACGGGGTCAACGACCGCGCCCAGCTCGCGGAAGTGGGCCGCCTGCTCAACGCCCGCATCGTGCGCCGCTGGCAGCTCGAGGGCGTGACGATCGTGGATCCCGCCACGACCTGGATCGATGACGAGGCGAAGCTCGCCGCCGACGTCACGCTCCTGCCGAACACGCACATCGTCGGGGCGACGGTGATCGAGTCGGGGGCGGTGATCGGGCCGGACACCTCGCTCGCGGACTGCGAGGTCGGCGCCGACGCCACGGTGCGCCGCACGGATGCGAACCTCGCCGTGATCGGGGCGGGCGCCACGGTCGGCCCGTTCTCGTACCTGCGTCCCGGCACCGTGCTCGGCGCCGAGGGCAAGATCGGCGCATACGTCGAGACGAAGAACGCCGAGATCGGCGAGGGCAGCAAGGTTCCGCACCTGTCGTACGTGGGCGACGCCACGATCGGTCGCGGCGTCAACCTCGGCGCGAGCACGATCACGGCCAACTACGACGACGTGAGCAAGCACCGCACCGAGATCGGCGACGAGGTGCACACAGGTTCGCACACGGTGCTCGTCGCTCCCGTTAAGCTGGGAGCCGGTGCGAAGACAGGTGCCGGCGCCGTCGTCCGCAAGGACGTTCCCGCCGGTGCGCTTGCCATGAGCGTCGCCCCTCAGCGCAACATCGAGGGGTGGGTCGAGAAGAACAGGGCGGGCACGGGTGCCGCAGAGGCGGCGGCCCGGTCACAGACGGCGGAATAG